A region of Solanum dulcamara chromosome 7, daSolDulc1.2, whole genome shotgun sequence DNA encodes the following proteins:
- the LOC129896963 gene encoding cytochrome P450 90D2 has protein sequence MYSYSVWSLLAITVLSMIIFHRKLFMIISRRVKRYRKSNMTISLLPLGNLGWPYIGETLEYISSAYTHSPESFMDKRRYMYGKVFKSHIFGSPTIISTDAEVNRSILQSDAKTFVPFYPKSLTELMGKSSILLINGSLQRRIHGLIGSFFKSPHVKARITNDMQKYVQQSMANWQENSPVYIQQQAKNIAFQVLVKALIGIDGGEKLDLLKIQFQEFIAGLMSLPINFPGTRLYRSLQAKKRMVKLIQNIIQEKREKNIMSTVNEDVADVLLNDTSRELTDELISDNMIDLMIPGEDSVPVLITLAVKYLSDSPLALQQLTEENLTLKRQKEKQGETLVWSDYLSLPFTQNVISETLRLGNIIIGVMRKAVKDVEIKGYLIPKGWCTLAYFRSVHLDDNLNDFPHQFNPWRWQKKDINNCNFTPFGGGQRLCPGLDLARLEASIFLHHFTTQFRWVAKEDSIINFPTVRMKKGMPVLIKRRESGS, from the exons ATGTATAGTTATAGTGTTTGGAGTTTGTTAGCAATTACAGTATTATCTATGATAATTTTTCATAGgaaattatttatgatcatcAGCCGTAGAGTGAAACGATACAGAAAATCAAACATGACGATTTCACTACTTCCTTTGGGAAATCTTGGATGGCCTTACATTGGAGAAACCTTAGAGTACATTTCTTCTGCTTACACTCATTCTCCTGAATCATTTATGGACAAACGTCGCTACAT GTATGGAAAGGTGTTCAAGTCACATATATTTGGAAGTCCAACCATAATTTCAACAGATGCAGAAGTTAATCGAAGTATTCTTCAAAGTGATGCAAAGACTTTTGTGCCCTTTTATCCAAAATCTCTAACTGAGTTAATGGGAAAATCCTCCATTTTGCTAATTAATGGAAGTTTACAAAGAAGAATCCATGGCCTAATTGGATCTTTCTTCAAATCTCCTCATGTTAAAGCTCGAATTACAAATGACATGCAGAAATATGTACAACAATCTATGGCTAACTGGCAAGAAAATTCTCCAGTCTACATCCAACAACAAGCCAAAAAT ATTGCTTTCCAAGTACTAGTCAAAGCATTGATTGGTATAGATGGAGGTGAAAAATTGGATCTTTTAAAGATCCAATTTCAAGAATTCATTGCTGGTCTTATGTCTTTGCCAATAAATTTCCCTGGAACTAGACTTTACCGCTCTTTACAG GCGAAAAAgagaatggtgaaattgataCAGAATATTATACAAGAAAAGAGGGAGAAGAACATTATGTCAACAGTAAATGAAGATGTAGCTGATGTTTTGCTAAATGATACAAGTAGAGAACTAACAGATGAACTAATATCTGATAATATGATTGATTTGATGATACCTGGTGAAGATTCTGTTCCTGTTCTAATAACTCTTGCTGTTAAATACCTTTCTGATTCTCCTCTTGCTCTCCAACAATTAACG GAGGAGAACCTGACACTAAAGAGGCAGAAAGAGAAGCAAGGAGAAACACTAGTATGGAGCGACTATTTATCATTACCATTTACACAAAAT GTGATATCAGAGACATTAAGGCTGGGAAACATAATAATAGGGGTAATGAGGAAAGCAGTGAAAGATGTGGAGATAAAAGGATATTTGATTCCAAAAGGATGGTGTACTTTGGCTTATTTTAGATCAGTTCATCTTGATGATAATCTCAATGACTTCCCTCATCAATTTAATCCTTGGCGTTGGCAA AAAAAGGACATAAATAATTGTAACTTCACCCCCTTTGGAGGTGGACAAAGGTTGTGCCCTGGGCTTGACCTTGCTAGGCTGGAAGCTTCTATTTTCCTCCACCACTTTACTACTCAATTTAG ATGGGTGGCTAAGGAGGATTCAATTATCAATTTCCCCACTGTAAGAATGAAGAAGGGAATGCCCGTTCTGATTAAAAGAAGAGAGAGCGGTAGCTAG
- the LOC129893866 gene encoding eukaryotic initiation factor 4A-like → MTSSVATYVPPIATYDLDVATTFGSCEVKERMKKVATVDGGGGDDNEGEDGDCCDGDSGREGGGKVVGEEKLVVIEDEEVVVMEEEETDKMEGEIQRLRNENRRLVDEGIISQYELDVAREELHRKNVIIDDIRTEHEVHCRQLMKRGLQLIDQIPNIEPLKNEVKRLRSEVSRLLPLRYRFDVESEIQSVVKKIRAFCSQILQQVDKNLVHCQVLFLSSTAERARQIEKLMQALCDHLEVKIHNCLGDNSIEVDERIVSIGVHLIVGTPWSVSDLLGTKKQSVHFDHIRMVVLDEADEILSKGFDVQIHNILSLLSDNVEVVALYPTMPTDALEITRKLMNKPTSTMNLWQSIVFL, encoded by the exons ATGACGTCATCTGTTGCAACATATGTCCCACCTATTGCAACATATGACTTAGATGTTGCAACAACTTTTGGTAGTTGTGAGGTGAAGGAGAGAATG AAAAAGGTGGCAACAGTTGATGGTGGAGGTGGTGACGACAACGAAGGTGAAGATGGTGATTGTTGTGATGGCGACAGTGGAAGAGAAGGAGGTGGCAAGGTGGTGGGGGAGGAGAAATTGGTGGTGATAGAAGATGAGGAGGTGGTGGTGATGGAGGAAGAAGA GACGGACAAGATGGAAGGTGAAATTCAAAGACTTCGGAATGAAAATCGAAGATTAGTTGACGAAGGAATTATTTCACAATATGAATTAGATGTTGCTAGAGAAGAACTTCATCGCAAGAATGTTATAATAGATGATATTCGAACTGAGCATGAAGTCCATTGCAGGCAACTTATGAAAAGGGGTTTGCAGCTGATAGACCAAATTCCAAATATTGAACCTTTGAAAAATGAGGTCAAACGCCTCCGTTCCGAAGTTTCAAGACTTTTGCCTCTTAG GTATAGGTTTGATGTTGAATCTGAAATTCAATCAGTTGTGAAGAAGATAAGAGCATTTTGTTCACAAATTTTACAACAGGTAGATAAGAATTTAGTTCATTGCCAAGTCTTGTTTTTGTCATCTACGGCTGAACGTGCACGTCAAATTGAGAAACTCATGCAAGCACTTTGTGACCACCTTGAAGTAAAGATACACAATTGCCTAGGCGATAATAGCATTGAGGTGGATGAACGTATTGTATCAATAGGTGTTCATCTCATTGTTGGTACACCTTGGAGTGTGTCGGACCTGTTAGGTACAAAAAAACAATCTGTTCATTTTGATCATATTAGAATGGTCGTGTTAGATGAGGCTGATGAAATACTTTCAAAGGGATTTGATGTCCAG ATACATAACATTTTATCGCTTTTGTCTGACAATGTTGAAGTAGTGGCGCTTTATCCAACCATGCCGACAGATGCACTTGAAATCACGAGGAAGCTCATGAATAAGCCAACGTCAACAATGAATTTGTGGCAATCCATAGTCTTTTTGTGA